The DNA region CGCTTTCTTAGCTGCTTCTTCTTTGTCTCCAGTTACTTCAAATACTAATTTGATCCCTTGTTTTTGACTAAACTTATACGTGAAGTCTCCACCATCATAGCTTTCTAATAATGCTTTGATTTCTTCTTGCTGCATTGCACTTGCGATTGTAATCATTTTAACCTCTCCCTTTTAAACAATGAAGCAGCTGCTTTCACTTTTATTAAGTGAAAGCAACATGCTATTTAATTTTTCTTCTTACAGATCTGTTGGTTCCATCTTATTCGCTGCAATAACGAATGGTGTCCAGATCAAGAATGTTACGACCATACACACAAGGGTAACTACTGGTGCACGCCAGTCTGCTCCTGTTGCTAAGAATGAAAGCAATAGCGGCGGTACAACCCATGTTACTTGTTGTGATACTGGTGCTACTAAACCAAAGTATGTTGCTAACCAACCGATTGTAGTTGCTACTACTGGTGCAACCAAGAATGGTACAAACATGATCGCATTCAATACGATCGGTAAACCAAACATGATCGGTTCGTTGATATTGAAGATACCAGGTCCTAATGACAATTTACCTACAGTTAAGTAGTCCGCACGTTTAGAGAATAACAGGATCGCAATGATCAGAACGATCGTACCACCTGAACCTCCAAACCATGCAAATGCGTCAAATGAACCACGTACCCACATATATGCTTTTCCATCATCAATGGCTTTCAAGACAGCTGGTGTACCAGTTAAGCCTTTGTAGCCTTTTTGGAAAATATCGATATTGATCAATTGTGCTTGTCCCCAGATACCTTCTAATACTGGTGCCAATACGTTTGGCCCATGGATACCGAAGAACCAGAAAATTTGTACAAAGATCGTAACGATCAATACTGCACCGATCCCTTGAGATAAGCCCAAGAACGGTTCTGCAATATATTTTTGAACTAGATCGATGATCAATTGTCCATCTGTTAATTTACCTACGACAAAGTTAATAATTGCGATAACATATAATGCGATCGTTGCTGGTAAAATCGCAGCAAACGCTTTTGATACTGCCGGCGGTACTGAATCAGGCATTTTGATCGTGATATTCGCCAACATTAGTTTACAGAAAATGATAACAGAGATTGCACCCATGATCATTACTGTGAAGTATGCATTTCCATTTAAGTGATCAAGTTTCAACCAACCCCAGCCGCCTGCTGTTAAGCCTTCTGCTGTTGCTGACCAACCTGTATCGGCTGTTCCAGCATTGATCGTGTTCATCAATTCTTTAGGAACCGCTGTTTCTAATGTATTAGAATAAGCAAAGGCAATCCCTTGAATCAATGTAGCTAAACCAACGATACCTCCAGCTAAGTCATTTACTTTGTATGCTCTAGCTAAATTATAGCCCCAAGAAAAGGCAAAAATCAAACCGGCAATCGCCAAAGTCCCATTCCAAACAAATCCATTGATCCCAATAATGACGTTAATAACTGCGAAGAATCCTTTATCTGCAGCAAGATTCGCTGCATAGTCTGAGAAGAATTGCTGCGGCAGGTCACGAATGATCGCGTTGATCATTACGGCGATCGAGCCGGCCATTGTTGCTGGCATTGTACCGATAAAAGCATCACGTAACGCAACTAAGTGTTTTTGTGCACCGATTTTACCAGCTACCGGCAGAATGTACTTCTCCATCCAGGCTGTTAATCCATCCATTTTTTGTTCCTCCTATAAATAATATTTATTTAAAGAGTAAGCTACTCTTCAAACCCGTTTGACTGAAGTCCCGTTCAAAAAACTTCATTGTCTACTTTCTCCCGTTCAAAAAAGAAAATAAAACAGTTTATTCGTTGTCCATACGACGATACAAATCGATGATCTCTTTCGCTAAATCTGTAAATGCAATCGATGTCATCAAGTGATCTTGACTATGAACCGTTAATAATGTGACTTGAATATGATTTCCTTGCGCTTCCTGCGTCAGCATTCCTGTTTGAGAATGATGGGCTTGCACCAATGATTCCTCTGCATCCGCAATTTTTTGATCTGCCAACTCAAAATTTCCAGCTTTCGCTGCGGCAATCGCTTCCATTGCATCGCTCTTAGCATTACCGCCATACATGATCAAGCCCATTACTGCTTCTAAATTTTGTTGATCTTCCACTTTTTGTTAACTCCGTTCATCAATTATTTTTTCTTGCTTATTTATCCATCAAAGCGATTGCTTGATCCAATACTTTTTCACCGTTCATCATACCGTAGTCTGACATATTGATCACATCTAATGGAATTCCTTTTGGCTCTAATTTTTGTTCAAATTGCGATTTCATGAAGCGTACTTGCGGGCCTAAAAGTAATACGTTTACATCCTTTGCTTCTAAGTTATTGTCTGCATCTGATGCTGATACAGCGAAGATATCTGCTTCCATTCCGCGATCTTCTGCTGCTTTTTGCATTTTTGTTACTAATAAGCTTGTGCTCATTCCTGCTGAACATACTAACATGATTGTTTTTTTAGCCATTTTCTGACACTCCTTCTAAGTTGTTTGTTGTACTTACACTTTTATATAAAGCAAAAAGCGTGCCAAAAATTGTATAGACCAAAACCAGTATTAGCAAGGTTTTGGTCTATACGTTTTGTGTACACACTAATATTTCTTGATTACACTGTATAAAATGTGTGCGTTTTCTTTGTTGATTCAATGGTGTTTAAAGCGGTTTCTATATTCATCATTTTTAGCAATTATTTATACTCTTTATCTATTAAGTCAAATCTTTTTATTTGTTCATTTTTTGCAGGAACCCAGCTGATATCATCTATCTCTATTATATAGGGACTACAAAATATCTTTCCTAACCCTTCTTTTTATAAATTTACTTTTTCTTTTTGCTAAGAAATGCTAAAACGAGAGAATCATAAAAAATTACAATTGCTTCAACTAAACTTTCCATACAAATTCCCCCTTCTAATCATTTTAGAGAAGATCTGAAATGATCTTCAGCTATTTTCTTTTTGCTTCTCTATAAACATTGTTTATTTTTATCTACTTAAACACATTGTCCTCTTGAATAATCGACATAGATACTGGATTATGTAATTTTTTTGTTTGCTTATTATGAGATAATTCAATATTGAATCTCTACACAAAGCCTTCGCATTTTTCATTATTAAGTCAAAACTATCCGGTATTGTTTTTATATCATAATTTTTAAAGTGATGATCAATTTTTTTAATTTACTGTCATACTTACAGTGTTAGGATTTGTAATTAAAAGTACTTTTTCTTCAGGATCATTTGATAATTATTCTATTATTAGGTCTTCGATTTTTAGAATATGTATGCTACAAAATTTCTCTTCATGAACTGTGCTGCAATTGGTTCTAGCAAAAGAAATTTTCCTATCCAGTCTCATTGCCAAATCGAAAAACAAAAGGTCTATATTCTCTTTCTGACTATCTGCATCCCGCCGTTACACTTTTACTTAGCGTTGTTTTGGGCAGATAGTTCTGATACAATGTTAGTAATTTCTTGGTTCGATTATTGCCGATAAGGTGAAGCGATTACATAGGATTATTTTGGAGGATAAAACATGAATTCAACAGTTACTTTCTATATTACTCGACATGGTGAAACATTACTGAACCATTTACATAAAGCACAGGGCTGGGTAGATTCCCCATTGACTGAAAAAGGGATCCAAACAGCCTCACAATTAGGACAGCAACTGAAAAATGTCCAATTTTCGGCAGCATTTTCCAGTGACGCATCCAGAGCTTTAGAGACTGGAAAAACCATATTAACTGCGCAGGGGCAAAATGAACTGCAAGTTATTACTGATAAAAGGCTCCGTGAGTGGTGTTTGGGCTGCTGGGAAGCAGAACATAATGATAAGTTTATTTCCAGTATGATGAATGAATTACAGATACAAAATGATTTTGCAGAACTTAATTTTCGTCTGCCAGAAGTTCATGAGATTATTTATAAATCCGATACAACAGGTATGGTTGAACCGTTTCATATGATTACGGATAGATTGGAAAGTTTTCTCAAAGATACAGGTGATAATTTTATGCACTTGAATAATCCGAGCATCCTGATCGTTACTCATGCTTTTACTATTAAAACATTATTATATTTGTTTTCAAAAGAAATGTTGCGAAAAAAACCTAAAATCAGAAATGTCGATATTATTTCTATTAAATGGGATGGCAAAAGTTTTTCTCTCCTTGCATGATAAGCATCAGTAACAAGTTCCTCAGGCAGGCACTTGTTACTGATGCTTTTTTAGATGCCCACATATTCTGCGCTGCTTCAGTCCAATTTTCAAAATCGTTCGCAATTACAGAAAAGTCTTCCATATACAAATACTTTCTAAAATCTTTATCCTTTAATTCAAAGGTTATGACGAAAGCAGCTGCGCCATTGCACTGCAATAACCAATAATTTCATAATATTTATCATTCTCTTCTATTTGTTTTCTTCCTAATGATAGTTTTTGGATCTCATTCATGTTGCTACCGATTCTTTTTAAGATTCTTAGTGATCTTTCTACATAAGTTACCATTTATTTCTTTAAGAAATCCAGTCATTTCAATACTAATCCTTTTTGTTAAAGCACTAACTTCTCTATACATATCTCAATAGAACTCTTCTCACCAAATTTTATCCAATTTATCTGAATAATACATTATTGCTTTTTGATAAACTCTAATCTCTTTATCTTCAGAGGTTGTGGCAATTAAGCGTAACAAAATTTCCATACCTTCTGAAAACTGATTCAAGTTGTATAACACCATTGAATAAAAAACTTTGAGCGCATTATTATTTGGAAACTTTTCTATCCCGCTCTTTAATGTTTTTGCAGCTAGATCATACTTGCCCAACGTTCTATATGTACTGCCTAGACCAAGAAATGCCCCTTCTAAATCGACACCATCTAAACCGTCCTTGATCGATTTTTCGTAATAATATACTGCCTCAGACTCTCTTTCTAAGATATCAAAACTCCAAGCAACCTGATAGTTTAAATAAGGATCATCATTTTCATTTTTTAATAGTTCCAACAACAACTGGTTAGATTTTTCTAGTTTACCTTCTTCCCTTAGCTGTAGAGCATCATTTATATTATTTTTCATTAGTTGTCATCCTTACTATCGTTTTTGACAATTTTTTAGGGTTAAATAATTAGTGTTCATTTTTGTAGGTATGAATTCTGTAATATCATATTTTGCAATCTTGTTTTGATAAAATGGATCTTCTTCAATTGCCTTATTAGCTTCCTCAATACTTTTAAACGTACCAATTATCATTCCGCCCGTTCTAGGATTTTTTCTACCTGAACAAATAAAATTTCCAGCAGAATAAAATTTTTTCAAATACTCATTATGAGCTTCTAAATACTTTTCTACCTCAGTTATTGGTTTTTGATAACTTAGATTCATAACATACATTTTAGTCATTTTCTTTTCTCTCCTTTAGTAACCCTTTTTGATACAAATTAAACTTTTAACAGCCCTGTCTCTCAAAGCAGATTGTTTCATCATTCTTTTTTATCCTTTTATTGTTAAAACGTCCGATAATTTTAATCGGCGCAGATCTGAAATTCGATAAGCAGTATTTATTCCAATCGAAAATAGCAGCACGTTTCGTTGGCCCATTTTTCCGGAGGATAAAATAGTTTTCATGGCATCGATCTGTTTTTTGTCTCGGAATGGTTCAACAATTTTCAAAAAAATCCCTCTTTTTCTAAATCTGACTTAACATCACTATAGCATTACTTAAGTCAGATATAAAGAAGTTATAAATGAAAGGCTTCTCTCGAACGTAAGTTGAGCCTTAGAGCTGTCTAGTTTTGTTGATTTTTGTAAATCTGACACAATCAGTTTCGTCAGATTTATTGTGGGTCAAATTTTTAAAAATTACTTCTTTCTTATGATCGTAATTTTTGATTGCCATAATAATTTGACCAATTTTGAACGATCCTTTTGAGTTTTGATAGCAAAATTGTACATCAATATAAAGACCTTACCATATTTATGAATGATAAGATCTTTATATTAATGATTAATTACTTATTTTACTAAAGGTCTAGTCGACACACTTCGTAATCTTGAAAACCACCCCACTGCTCGACGTACTGTGGGCATATCTTTTCCATAATTTGCCTTATAGATCGTATTAAGGATTCCCTTTTCGTCTGGGTGAGCAATACCTGTAATTCCTTTACCATCAAAATAGTAAACGGTTGGATCTCCTTCTACTTCAAAAAAGCATGGCGTATCGAAAAGCACATCTTTGCTTGGTTCAACAACTCCGCCTTCTTTCAAAAATAAAGCAACTTCATCGTTCCTACGATTGACCAACCCTTGTAAGATTTGTCCACCTGCATAAACATATTTTTTCATTTCATTTGCTGCCGCTTGCCACTGTCTACTGTTCAGATAAACTAGCAATTGTGACCCCACAAGAATCGCAGGTCCCAGATTAAAGTGAAAGCTTACTAGTGCATCAAATTGTCTTTGGGTTAATTGTACTGTCACATAATTAAAGATTCCAGCCGCATGTGACTTGATATCCTCATCCAAGAAAGTATTCGCCTGATTTTCAGTAATCGTCATTCCAGCATAAACCCCTTTAGTATGACCATATCCAATAGTCCAGACTCCTACAGAATCTTGATAGGCTGTTAACCGGAGACCTTCCCATTTCTTGATTAAATTTCTACCATCTTGAGAAATCTTCATATTCTCATTTGCCATCATTTCACCTCCCGAATACGATTATTTTACAAGAGGGCGCGTTGACACGCTACGCAATCTTGAGAACCAACCTACAGCTCGACGTACTGTTGGCATATCTTTTCCATAATTCGCCTTATAGATTGTATTCAAAATTCCTTTTTCATCTGGATGAGCAATTCCTGTAATTCCTTTACCGTCAAAATAATAAAGAGTTGGATCTCCTTCTACTTCAAAAAAACATTTCATAATCATTTTCCTCCTATTTTTAATCAATTCTATAATAGAAATATCAGCGCTGTCATTTCTATAAACCTATTCTACTTGTAAATTACTGTCAAAACCTTTCGAAAAACTCCCACATTTCTTCTATTTAATTACTCAACCAAACTAACCTCTCATTTTACAATTGGACGTGTAGAAACGCTACGCAATCTTGAGAACCAACCTACAGCTCTTCGCACTGTAGGCATATCTTTCCCGTAATTTGCTTTATAAATTGTATTGAGAATTCCTTTTTCATCTGGGTGAGCAATCCCTGTAATTCCTTTGCCATCAAAATAATAAAGAGTTGGATCTCCTTCTACTTCAAAAAAGCATGGCATATCGAAAAGTTCTCCTGATGTTGAAATATTGCCATTTGAAATCCATTGGTCTAAATTCAAAATGTCTGTGATAGGATCTTCCCCCACATTTTTTTTAACAGGAAAACCTGCCCAGTTCGCTTGCCAACTATCAGAACTAATTTTTACCCAAACATGTCCATAGCCTCCGCCACCATTTCTATTGACTGCTATGTTTAGCGTACCAGAACCCACTTTTGCAATTCCTTGAGTAGTATACGTGCTAGGAATGTCTTTAGCATTACCTCGCGCCGCATAGGGATTCGGTGCTCCAACAAATTCAAGTACGTTTTTAATCAAACTTACACATTGACCATTTAATGCAGAATTGGACTTATCAACAGTTACTTTCCCAATAAGACTATCGAGAAAACTTCGTACCTCTCCAAGTGTTTTCGCCATATTTTACTACCTCCTAACATTTGTTTTTGTAAGATCTTACAGCGTTAGTATAGTAAATTTTTTTATGTTAAGACTATCCATTCTCTGTTAATACTCTCCCAAGTTGTGCTATAAAATTTTTGTAAAGGAAAAAAGTACGCGTCTTATATGAAGAAAAAAGTATGAAATCATTACACATGGACTAAATGAAAAAGAAATAACTTTTAGACAACTCTTATTCAATGTCAAAAACCAATGTTTTTGGCATAGACATTTTTACACTTAGTCCTCACTTAAAGAAAACGATCCTTCCACATCTGCTTAAAAAACTGATTTCTCCTTATACTCATAACATTTTAGTCATGTTTTTTTCAAATAATAGTTTTATCCTATATTTACTAGTCCATTATTCAACATAAATAAAATATACACCCAATGTGCCTACAGAGCCACTGTATATAAC from Enterococcus sp. 9D6_DIV0238 includes:
- a CDS encoding tetratricopeptide repeat protein, which produces MKNNINDALQLREEGKLEKSNQLLLELLKNENDDPYLNYQVAWSFDILERESEAVYYYEKSIKDGLDGVDLEGAFLGLGSTYRTLGKYDLAAKTLKSGIEKFPNNNALKVFYSMVLYNLNQFSEGMEILLRLIATTSEDKEIRVYQKAIMYYSDKLDKIW
- a CDS encoding lysozyme, which gives rise to MANENMKISQDGRNLIKKWEGLRLTAYQDSVGVWTIGYGHTKGVYAGMTITENQANTFLDEDIKSHAAGIFNYVTVQLTQRQFDALVSFHFNLGPAILVGSQLLVYLNSRQWQAAANEMKKYVYAGGQILQGLVNRRNDEVALFLKEGGVVEPSKDVLFDTPCFFEVEGDPTVYYFDGKGITGIAHPDEKGILNTIYKANYGKDMPTVRRAVGWFSRLRSVSTRPLVK
- a CDS encoding histidine phosphatase family protein yields the protein MNSTVTFYITRHGETLLNHLHKAQGWVDSPLTEKGIQTASQLGQQLKNVQFSAAFSSDASRALETGKTILTAQGQNELQVITDKRLREWCLGCWEAEHNDKFISSMMNELQIQNDFAELNFRLPEVHEIIYKSDTTGMVEPFHMITDRLESFLKDTGDNFMHLNNPSILIVTHAFTIKTLLYLFSKEMLRKKPKIRNVDIISIKWDGKSFSLLA
- a CDS encoding PTS lactose/cellobiose transporter subunit IIA, with amino-acid sequence MEDQQNLEAVMGLIMYGGNAKSDAMEAIAAAKAGNFELADQKIADAEESLVQAHHSQTGMLTQEAQGNHIQVTLLTVHSQDHLMTSIAFTDLAKEIIDLYRRMDNE
- a CDS encoding PTS sugar transporter subunit IIB, which encodes MAKKTIMLVCSAGMSTSLLVTKMQKAAEDRGMEADIFAVSASDADNNLEAKDVNVLLLGPQVRFMKSQFEQKLEPKGIPLDVINMSDYGMMNGEKVLDQAIALMDK
- a CDS encoding PTS sugar transporter subunit IIC is translated as MDGLTAWMEKYILPVAGKIGAQKHLVALRDAFIGTMPATMAGSIAVMINAIIRDLPQQFFSDYAANLAADKGFFAVINVIIGINGFVWNGTLAIAGLIFAFSWGYNLARAYKVNDLAGGIVGLATLIQGIAFAYSNTLETAVPKELMNTINAGTADTGWSATAEGLTAGGWGWLKLDHLNGNAYFTVMIMGAISVIIFCKLMLANITIKMPDSVPPAVSKAFAAILPATIALYVIAIINFVVGKLTDGQLIIDLVQKYIAEPFLGLSQGIGAVLIVTIFVQIFWFFGIHGPNVLAPVLEGIWGQAQLINIDIFQKGYKGLTGTPAVLKAIDDGKAYMWVRGSFDAFAWFGGSGGTIVLIIAILLFSKRADYLTVGKLSLGPGIFNINEPIMFGLPIVLNAIMFVPFLVAPVVATTIGWLATYFGLVAPVSQQVTWVVPPLLLSFLATGADWRAPVVTLVCMVVTFLIWTPFVIAANKMEPTDL
- a CDS encoding YciI family protein; this encodes MYVMNLSYQKPITEVEKYLEAHNEYLKKFYSAGNFICSGRKNPRTGGMIIGTFKSIEEANKAIEEDPFYQNKIAKYDITEFIPTKMNTNYLTLKNCQKR